A genomic region of Anopheles coustani chromosome 3, idAnoCousDA_361_x.2, whole genome shotgun sequence contains the following coding sequences:
- the LOC131259397 gene encoding uncharacterized protein LOC131259397 — protein sequence MSGHGRSVFVNSCIKKPLSPSSKRPNPSFLVPQCSLDRGLQDPRTQDAMSTMTRKKAASKCPLARNGHYRRSKCCSMTHQLRKEADSFQTMVQFYDSIPDYNELLHLPRDEFYCRLNTLKKKQRELKSMCCVGEADVNGKGDRAMQPEVNDGCTGRSEVQGLTKHSYGGVSDSVGTGDPARENVRPNDEDGDSSLHSWSKSPPTVVDTTNDFSRNPTLARKGSAKSVRIESTKEDNLNGTGGDGGGRKYRSGTPFASEPDDSGTTSKNVTPTCATPINADFVERYDRYVKRNLRCKSASPIRNLANVTIPQPYKMTQREEEQRTLQELLLTSKSAFPSREALPEPASSSTAKPATQFRAHPVPITSRIPLFDTIMADQEYRNRLAKLNSEIELQSQIKPFHFSERLNRGNSRCLSRSLSSPALLGTGLELGLDGPAKVRPFKAKPCPKKLFSSSFQTKAWEEEYFRFLNKRLRAEEMLRQATLPPSMARRERSERKNCLSRHSVTTDETTKDRPGSAGGGKKSKRKRKTRKSFKRRKSVEEKCADYFASVTDPSRILYPTSNSSCSNSTDPNRGSGDTPAPIYPVNRPNLAATLRTEWCRKKLRDLELDETAAEKKKAPRFRWGVKKSQAFQNLNLDHTHEEELNLRLATRRAEQRLRQEEHAINMELMRQRVKAAPLLLEGPPQWGPRLGHVAHRCSSLNRESEQALFRKPEKFTKSISQKLPTAAPISGPPAGPSKKCDSPVTSYTNTSTSSHHRGRPGRHEQRHQRSAEKRRNAGNGSKLSTYSFDSTGKQSYKVCDSELLSLSDV from the exons ATGTCTGGCCACGGTCGGTCGGTGTTTGTGAACTCGTGCATCAAGAAACCGCTCAGTCCGTCGAGCAAACGGCCCAATCCTTCGTTTTTGGTGCCACAGTGTAGTTTAGACCGTGGATTGCAGGACCCGCGCACTCAGGACGCGATGAGTACGATGACGCGCAAGAAGGCTGCATCCAAGTGCCCCCTGGCACGGAACGGCCACTACCGTCGCTCCAAGTGCTGCTCGATGACGCACCAGCTGCGTAAGGAAGCGGATAGCTTCCAGACGATGGTGCAGTTTTACGACAGCATTCCGGACTACAACGAGTTGTTGCATCTACCCCGGGACGAGTTCTACTGTCGGCTAAACACGTTGAAGAAGAAACAACGGGAGCTGAAGTCGATGTGCTGCGTTGGGGAAGCTGACGTCAACGGTAAAGGTGACCGTGCGATGCAACCGGAAGTGAATGACGGCTGCACCGGAAGAAGTGAAGTTCAAGGGCTGACAAAACATAGCTATGGTGGCGTGAGTGATAGTGTAGGTACCGGTGATCCCGCCAGAGAAAACGTTCGACCGAACGACGAGGATGGAGATTCTTCCCTCCACTCGTGGAGTAAATCGCCACCGACGGTTGTGGACACGACGAACGATTTTTCCCGTAATCCAACCCTCGCACGGAAAGGTTCCGCCAAGTCGGTGCGAATCGAGAGCACCAAAGAGGACAACTTAAACGGTACAGGGGGCGACGGAGGAGGACGCAAGTATCGCTCGGGGACTCCCTTTGCTTCCGAACCGGACGACAGTGGGACAACTTCGAAGAATGTTACTCCGACGTGCGCCACACCGATCAATGCCGATTTTGTCGAACGGTACGATCGGTACGTGAAGCGCAATCTGCGCTGCAAATCGGCCAGCCCTATCCGCAATCTCGCGAATGTCACCATCCCACAACCGTACAAGATGACCCAACGCGAGGAAGAACAACGGACTCTTCAGGAATTGTTGCTGACGAGCAAAAGTGCCTTCCCGTCACGAGAGGCTCTACCGGAGCCTGCCTCCTCCTCAACGGCCAAACCCGCGACCCAGTTTCGGGCCCACCCGGTTCCGATTACATCCCGTATACCGCTTTTCGACACAATCATGGCCGACCAGGAGTATCGCAACCGGCTGGCGAAGCTGAACTCCGAGATCGAGCTGCAGTCGCAGATCAAACCATTCCACTTTTCCGAGCGCCTTAATCGGGGTAATAGCCGCTGTCTCAGTAGGAGTCTATCCTCGCCGGCCCTACTCGGGACCGGGCTGGAGCTAGGGCTCGATGGGCCAGCGAAGGTACGGCCCTTCAAGGCGAAACCCTGCCCCAAGAAGCTGTTCAGTAGCTCCTTTCAAACGAAGGCCTGGGAGGAGGAATACTTTCGATTTCTCAACAAACGCCTCCGGGCTGAAGAGATGCTACGGCAAGCCACTCTCCCACCATCGATGGCTCGCCGGGAGCGAAGCGAAAGGAAGAACTGTCTTTCGCGCCATTCGGTCACGACGGACGAGACGACCAAGGATCGGCCAGGATCGGCCGGTGGCGGGAAGAAATCGAAGCGGAAGCGAAAGACGCGGAAATCGTTCAAACGTCGAAAAAGTGTCGAAGAGAAGTGTGCGGATTACTTTGCATCGGTCACCGATCCTTCGAGG ATACTTTATCCAACAAGTAACTCCAGCTGCAGTAACAGTACCGATCCCAACCGTGGCTCGGGTGACACACCGGCCCCGATATACCCCGTCAATCGGCCCAACCTGGCGGCTACACTGCGCACCGAATGGTGCCGGAAGAAGTTACGAGACCTAGAACTCGATGAGACGGCGgcggaaaagaagaaagcacCCCGGTTCCGGTGGGGTGTTAAGAAGTCGCAGGCCTTCCAGAACCTTAACCTAGA TCACACCCACGAGGAAGAACTCAACCTTCGGCTAGCGACGAGAAGAGCTGAGCAGCGGCTTCGACAGGAGGAACACGCGATCAACATGGAACTGATGAGGCAGCGGGTCAAGGCAGCCCCGTTGCTTCTAGAAGGTCCACCCCAGTGGGGTCCCCGGTTAGGGCACGTTGCCCATCGCTGCTCGAGCCTTAACCGCGAGTCCGAGCAAGCCCTTTTCCGGAAGCCGGAAAAATTCACGAAATCTATTTCCCAGAAACTACCAACGGCCGCACCCATTAGTGGTCCACCAGCGGGACCTAGTAAAAAGTGTGACTCACCGGTGACGTCTTATaccaacaccagcaccagcagtcaTCACCGTGGCCGTCCGGGACGGCACGAGCAAAGACACCAGCGATCAGCTGAGAAAAGACGCAACGCCGGTAATGGGAGCAAACTTAGTACTTACTCCTTCGATTCCACCGGAAAGCAAAGCTACAAAGTGTGTGACAGTGAACTGCTAAGTTTGTCGGATGTTTAG
- the LOC131261285 gene encoding uncharacterized protein LOC131261285: protein MIDDLIIRVFIISDPAQVSGCSMSKHSESTSQTNASKLLPLPEMGEDRTRFRPVFVILLISAHLLFAILIVTVGITVSSLGGQSHDGDPAAATYFIIVYLRVVYWLLTYVIHERNKREFGRLAEPDFDRYRALTVYRKTPLQIASLWNVILLAVQNQVRYLFPHETDHDGMASGGGALNPAITPQVFVIVVCALELLVLLCFYVPLVRALIDIRQAEGHGKETDIRYRRMTETELQEQPVEWQLDRQAVLIKRLRTERDRLQRVAKSFGVDRC, encoded by the exons ATGATCGATGATTTGATCATACGCGTTTTCATTATCAGTGATCCGGCACAGGTCAGTGGCTGCAGTATGTCAAAACATTCCGAGTCAACGTCTCAAACCAACGCCTCTAAGCTCCTTCCCTTACCCGAAATGGGCGAGGATCGAACACGTTTTCGTCCTGTGTTTGTCATTTTGCTGATAAG TGCCCATCTTTTGTTTGCGATCCTGATCGTTACGGTTGGCATTACCGTGTCATCGCTTGGGGGTCAATCGCACGATGGCGATCCGGCTGCCGCTACGTACTTTATCATCGTTTATCTGCGCGTTGTCTACTGGCTGCTGACGTATGTGATCCACGAACGAAACAAGCGGGAGTTTGGGAGGCTGGCCGAACCGGACTTCGACCGATACCGGGCACTGACGGTGTACCGTAAGACCCCGCTGCAGATCGCCAGCTTGTGGAATGTGATTCTGCTCGCGGTACAGAATCAAGTGCGCTATCTATTCCCACACGAGACCGATCACGACGGTATGGCATCGGGTGGCGGTGCACTGAATCCGGCCATCACACCCCAAGTGTTCGTCATCGTGGTGTGCGCTCTGGAGCTGCTAGTGTTACTGTGTTTCTACGTGCCGCTTGTACGAGCCCTGATCGATATCCGTCAAGCGGAGGGCCACGGCAAGGAGACCGATATACGCTATCGGCGCATGACGGAGACGGAACTGCAGGAGCAGCCGGTCGAGTGGCAGCTGGACCGGCAGGCCGTGCTGATCAAACGACTGCGTACGGAACGTGACCGGTTGCAGCGGGTAGCCAAATCGTTCGGTGTCGATCGATGTTGA
- the LOC131261284 gene encoding uncharacterized protein LOC131261284, translating into MSTSFLPRGLSSFLFKSFAIGSSTTTGRLTGANQSLFHSTSNTEPDDSIRFDKLQTVPSACIQLFVTLALTVVSVIYTLQQCDTSTVCLYYYMLLYLRGVYWGIVYLIHLYSKSRHQGLNRCGHHTFARKMHRHKKSSLQLVTLSNTVLLLVHTALGHYYGGQFIQRCFVEGFSSVVFVTSITLLESIVIVPVQLSYIVQVRVFNLTRPSPDAQQSTNDLSLQVCPNEEYSVNDSFKSVTDPKEFIQLQSAMISKLREEKEQLRARIREARNMVELAPNQSLNYSLAEQSLIGGF; encoded by the exons ATGTCGACCTCCTTTCTACCGCGTGGTTTATCGTCCTTTCTGTTTAAATCGTTTGCCATCGGCTCATCGACCACCACCGGCCGTTTGACCGGGGCCAATCAATCGCTGTTCCACTCGACCAGTAACACCGAGCCGGATGATTCCATCCGGTTTGATAAACTACAAACCGTTCCCAGTGCCTG TATTCAGTTGTTCGTGACCCTCGCATTAACGGTCGTATCGGTGATCTACACCTTGCAGCAGTGTGACACCAGCACGGTCTGTCTTTACTACTACATGCTGCTGTATCTACGGGGCGTCTACTGGGGGATAGTCTAC TTAATCCATCTGTACAGCAAAAGCCGCCATCAAGGTCTTAACCGTTGCGGGCACCATACGTTTGCCCGGAAGATGCATCGGCACAAAAAGTCCAGCCTGCAGCTGGTGACGCTATCGAATACGGTACTTCTGCTGGTTCACACGGCTCTCGGCCACTATTACGGTGGCCAGTTCATTCAGCGGTGCTTTGTGGAGGGATTCTCATCGGTAGTGTTCGTCACGTCGATCACGCTGCTCGAGAGCATCGTAATTGTACCGGTACAGCTATCCTACATCG TGCAAGTTCGTGTATTCAACCTAACCCGTCCATCGCCCGACGCCCAGCAGAGTACCAATGACTTGAGCCTGCAGGTCTGCCCCAACGAGGAGTATAGCGTGAACGACAGCTTCAAAAGCGTGACGGATCCGAAGGAGTTCATTCAGCTGCAATCGGCCATGATAAGCAAGCTGAGGGAGGAGAAGGAACAGCTTCGGGCGAGGATACGGGAGGCGCGCAACATGGTCGAGCTGGCCCCGAACCAATCGCTGAACTACTCGCTAGCCGAGCAGTCCCTCATCGGAGGTTTCTGA
- the LOC131265622 gene encoding transmembrane protein 192, with amino-acid sequence MVSLLRNFTSNSGGRFFDESSRMDDSRTMLDPILATEDDDGFRPLRTVPAFSFHLFVSSCISLTGIILAATWEDSRRCEAYFIMLYLRAAFWIVTYLFDHLVRKHHEKLRLNGYHDFHRTVEGHKTVPLQIVSLWNTFLLAIQTLIQHYYGDAFGEKCVVVGLLSPIVYISAFSGLETIVLAIVNGSYIAKVRRFNRTASPPDALQDNRGFSGGSLGLTQRGLSTAELLEKQADLIKYLKDHNLKLNQKIMQMNAQVRTITYPG; translated from the exons ATGGTCAGTTTGCTACGGAACTTCACATCGAACTCG GGTGGACGTTTCTTTGACGAATCATCGAGAATGGACGACAGCAGGACGATGCTCGATCCCATTCTGGCGACGGAGGACGACGACGGCTTTCGGCCGCTCCGCACCGTGCCAGCATTCAG CTTCCATCTCTTCGTATCCAGTTGTATCTCCCTAACTGGAATTATCCTTGCGGCAACCTGGGAGGATAGTCGACGATGTGAAGCGTACTTTATAATGTTATACTTGCGGGCAGCATTTTGGATAGTTACTTAC TTGTTCGATCACCTGGTGCGCAAACATCATGAAAAACTGCGCCTTAACGGATACCACGATTTCCACCGCACCGTAGAAGGTCACAAAACCGTACCGCTGCAAATAGTTTCGCTGTGGAACACGTTCCTGCTTGCGATTCAAACGCTGATTCAGCACTACTACGGTGACGCGTTTGGAGAGAAATGCGTCGTAGTTGGACTACTATCGCCCATCGTATACATTTCTGCTTTCTCCGGGCTGGAAACGATCGTACTAGCTATAGTCAACGGATCCTACATTG CAAAAGTGAGACGGTTCAATCGCACCGCTTCGCCTCCGGATGCACTACAGGACAACCGCGGTTTTAGTGGCGGGTCGCTTGGGTTGACCCAGCGTGGTCTCAGCACGGCCGAACTTCTAGAGAAACAGGCCGACCTGATTAAGTATTTGAAGGATCACAATCTTAAACTGAACCAAAAAATCATGCAGATGAACGCGCAAGTGCGAACGATCACGTATCCCGGATAG
- the LOC131265611 gene encoding eukaryotic initiation factor 4A-III gives MSGRRVPANEDLSNVEFETSEDVEVLPTFNSMGLREELLRGIYAYGFEKPSAIQQRSIQPIVKGRDVIAQAQSGTGKTATFSISILQSMDTTLRETQVLCLSPTRELAVQIQKVILALGDFMNVQCHACIGGTNLGEDIRKLDYGQHVVSGTPGRVFDMIKRRVLRTRSIKMLVLDEADEMLNKGFKEQIYDVYRYLPPATQVVLISATLPHEILEMTSKFMTDPIRILVKRDELTLEGIKQFFVAVEREEWKFDTLCDLYDTLTITQAVIFCNTKRKVDWLTEKMREANFTVSSMHGDMPQKERDEIMKEFRSGQSRVLITTDVWARGIDVQQVSLVINYDLPNNRELYIHRIGRSGRFGRKGVAINFVKSDDIRILRDIEQYYSTQIDEMPMNVADLI, from the exons ATGTCGGGAAGAAGGGTACCGGCAAACGAGGATCTCTCGAACGTGGAGTTCGAGACGAGCGAGGATGTGGAAGTGCTGCCGACGTTCAACTCAATGGGGCTCCGGGAAGAGCTTCTGCGGGGTATTTACGCGTACG GGTTCGAGAAACCATCCGCCATTCAGCAAAGAAGTATTCAGCCGATCGTAAAGGGTCGTGATGTTATTGCTCAGGCACAGTCCGGTACGGGTAAGACGGCAACCTTTTCGATTTCCATTCTGCAATCGATGGACACGACGCTGCGAGAAACACAGGTCCTCTGCCTGTCCCCGACACGCGAGTTGGCCGTTCAGATTCAAAAAGTTATTCTGGCATTGGGAGATTTCATGAACGTACAGTGTCATGCCTGTATTGGAGGTACAAATTTGGGCGAAGACATCAGAAAGCTCGACTATGGGCAGCACGTCGTCAGCGGTACTCCGGGTCGTGTATTCGACATGATCAAACGGCGCGTCCTACGAACTCGTTCCATTAAGATGCTGGTGCTAGACGAAGCCGACGAGATGCTCAACAAAGGCTTCAAGGAACAGATTTACGATGTCTACCGGTATCTGCCGCCTGCCACGCAGGTGGTGCTCATCTCCGCCACCCTACCGCATGAAATTCTCGAAATGACCTCCAAATTCATGACCGATCCGATCCGCATCCTGGTCAAGCGTGATGAACTGACGCTGGAAGGCATCAAGCAGTTCTTCGTAGCTGTAGAACGCGAGGAGTGGAAGTTCGATACCCTTTGCGACCTGTACGATACGCTGACTATCACCCAGGCGGTCATTTTCTGCAACACTAAGCGCAAGGTGGACTGGTTGACGGAGAAAATGCGTGAAGCAAACTTTACCGTCAGCTCAATGCACGGCGATATGCCGCAGAAGGAACGTGACGAGATTATGAAGGAGTTTCGCTCCGGCCAAAGCCGTGTGCTGATTACGACCGATGTTTGGGCGCGCGGTATCGATGTGCAGCAGGTGTCGCTGGTAATTAACTACGACCTGCCGAACAACCGTGAGCTGTACATTCATCGCATCGGCCGTTCGGGTCGTTTCGGCCGAAAGGGTGTGGCCATCAATTTTGTCAAATCCGACGATATCAGAATTCTCCGCGACATTGAACAGTACTACTCGACGCAGATCGATGAAATGCCCATGAACGTAGCTGATCTTATTTAA